From the genome of Candidatus Methanoperedens sp., one region includes:
- the rbcL gene encoding type III ribulose-bisphosphate carboxylase, whose translation MAEKIDWYDEFVDLNYTPAKNEVICLYYFEPAKGISDGEAIGRIASESSAGTWTTLHKLPEMVARIKAHAFELRGRYVKVAYPLDLWEPGNAPQLLSGIAGNIFGMKALRNLRLLDASFPKEYIEHFKGPGYGVEGIRAKLKIKKRPVTGAVPKPKIGFTAKEHAEVAFETWMGGFDLVKDDENLTSPSFNRFEDRVEQMAKLRDKVEKQTGEEKDALLNITGETKEMIRKAKLLHDYGFRFAMIDVVTCGTAAVQTLRQECGDLGLAIHAHRAMHAAFDRNPRHGISMYFLAKIMRLIGVDEIHVGTAIGKLVGSKKEVLSIADMLRASRTENVNVLAQDWGPIKTVLPVSSGGLHPGLIPAVMNLLGNDCTLLVSGGIHGHPEGTRAGARAVMQAIDAVMEGTELQEYAIAHKELKQAMEKWGYFKPK comes from the coding sequence ATGGCAGAAAAAATTGACTGGTACGATGAGTTTGTGGATCTCAATTACACTCCGGCAAAAAATGAAGTGATCTGTTTATATTATTTTGAACCTGCGAAGGGTATCAGTGATGGTGAGGCCATAGGGAGAATTGCCTCCGAAAGTTCCGCCGGCACATGGACCACCCTCCATAAATTACCCGAAATGGTGGCAAGGATCAAGGCGCATGCTTTTGAATTGAGGGGGAGATATGTAAAAGTAGCATATCCATTAGACTTATGGGAACCCGGGAATGCGCCGCAGCTGCTGAGCGGCATAGCGGGGAATATTTTCGGAATGAAAGCATTGCGAAATCTGAGATTGCTTGATGCTTCCTTTCCAAAAGAATATATTGAACATTTCAAAGGGCCTGGATATGGCGTCGAGGGAATAAGAGCAAAACTGAAAATCAAAAAAAGACCGGTTACAGGTGCTGTGCCAAAGCCCAAAATAGGGTTCACTGCAAAAGAACATGCAGAAGTCGCTTTTGAAACATGGATGGGCGGATTTGATCTCGTAAAAGATGATGAGAACCTCACCTCACCTTCCTTTAACCGATTTGAGGATAGGGTAGAGCAGATGGCGAAATTGCGGGATAAAGTAGAAAAGCAAACCGGAGAAGAAAAGGATGCCCTGTTGAACATCACAGGTGAAACAAAGGAGATGATCCGCAAAGCAAAATTACTTCACGACTACGGATTCAGGTTTGCCATGATCGATGTCGTTACCTGCGGCACGGCAGCGGTGCAGACACTCAGGCAGGAATGCGGCGATCTGGGTCTGGCGATTCATGCACACCGCGCTATGCATGCAGCTTTTGACCGGAATCCCAGGCATGGGATTTCCATGTATTTTTTGGCCAAGATAATGCGACTGATCGGTGTGGATGAAATTCATGTGGGTACTGCCATCGGTAAGTTGGTGGGCAGTAAAAAAGAGGTTTTGAGTATTGCGGATATGCTGCGTGCGTCCAGAACAGAGAATGTAAATGTTCTTGCACAGGACTGGGGCCCGATAAAAACCGTACTTCCCGTGTCTTCGGGAGGATTGCATCCTGGTCTAATCCCTGCGGTTATGAATCTTCTTGGAAATGATTGCACGCTTCTTGTGAGCGGCGGAATCCATGGGCATCCCGAGGGGACACGCGCAGGTGCCAGAGCTGTGATGCAGGCAATAGATGCTGTAATGGAAGGCACAGAGTTGCAGGAATATGCCATAGCGCACAAGGAATTGAAGCAAGCGATGGAAAAATGGGGTTATTTCAAGCCCAAGTAG
- a CDS encoding cupin domain-containing protein, which produces MGWYAPGCTGGDDSHIRKLFHPDKEDLAILYRLAHAVVNPGRAARQHSLKNSEVYYILKGEGIMRINEESANVHPGQAVCIPPGLRKYIRNTGESD; this is translated from the coding sequence TTGGGCTGGTATGCTCCAGGTTGTACCGGGGGAGATGATTCCCATATTCGTAAACTTTTTCATCCTGATAAGGAAGACCTGGCCATCCTTTATAGATTGGCCCATGCAGTCGTAAATCCGGGTCGGGCTGCCCGGCAGCATAGCCTGAAAAATTCAGAGGTGTATTATATCCTGAAGGGGGAAGGCATAATGCGTATCAACGAAGAATCTGCAAATGTACATCCCGGCCAAGCAGTTTGCATCCCGCCGGGATTAAGAAAGTATATCCGGAATACCGGCGAATCGGATTGA